Proteins from one Streptococcus mitis B6 genomic window:
- the leuC gene encoding 3-isopropylmalate dehydratase large subunit: MAGKSIFDKLWERHVITGEEGQPQLMYVDQHYIHEVTSPQAFQGLRDAGRRLRRPDLTFGTFDHNVPTVNIYDIRDVISKAQIDKLAENVEEFGIEHAAHGSEKQGIVHMVGPETGRTQPGKFIVCGDSHTATHGAFGAIAFGIGTSEVEHVFATQTLWQVKPKKMLVEFTGVPQKGVYSKDFILALIAKYGVACGVGYVVEYRGQAIDALSMEERMTICNMSIEFGSKMGIMNPDHTTYDYLKGRECVPENFEEAVADWKTIVSDEDAVYDKVIRMDVSDLAPMVTWGTNPAMGVDFDSSFPEIKDMNDERAYNYMGLEPGQKPADIELGYIFIGSCTNARLSDLQLAARFVKGKKIAPNLTAIVVPGSRPVKRAAEKLGLDKVFLDAGFEWRDPGCSMCLGMNPDKVPDGVHCASTSNRNFEDRQGFGAKTHLCSPAMAAAAAIAGRFVDVRQMPEAQ, from the coding sequence ATGGCAGGAAAATCGATTTTTGATAAATTATGGGAGCGCCATGTTATCACAGGAGAAGAGGGGCAGCCCCAACTCATGTATGTGGACCAGCACTATATTCACGAGGTGACCAGTCCTCAGGCTTTTCAAGGATTACGAGACGCAGGTCGTAGATTGAGACGACCAGACTTAACATTTGGAACCTTTGACCACAATGTCCCGACGGTCAATATCTACGATATTCGAGATGTGATTTCTAAGGCACAAATTGATAAGCTAGCTGAAAATGTTGAGGAGTTTGGTATTGAACATGCGGCTCACGGTTCTGAAAAGCAGGGAATTGTTCATATGGTTGGTCCAGAAACAGGCCGGACCCAACCAGGAAAATTCATCGTCTGTGGAGACAGCCATACGGCAACTCACGGAGCTTTCGGAGCAATCGCTTTTGGAATTGGGACTAGTGAAGTCGAGCATGTTTTCGCTACTCAGACACTCTGGCAGGTCAAACCCAAGAAAATGCTGGTGGAATTCACTGGTGTTCCTCAAAAAGGAGTTTATTCCAAGGATTTCATTCTAGCCTTGATTGCAAAGTACGGCGTTGCTTGCGGCGTTGGCTACGTGGTGGAATATCGTGGACAAGCGATTGATGCACTGAGCATGGAAGAGCGAATGACCATCTGTAATATGTCCATCGAGTTTGGCTCTAAGATGGGAATTATGAACCCAGATCATACGACTTATGACTATCTCAAGGGACGCGAGTGTGTTCCGGAGAATTTCGAAGAGGCTGTGGCGGATTGGAAAACAATTGTCAGTGATGAGGATGCCGTTTACGATAAAGTTATCCGGATGGATGTCTCAGACTTGGCTCCTATGGTAACCTGGGGAACCAATCCTGCTATGGGAGTTGATTTTGACAGTAGCTTCCCTGAAATTAAGGATATGAATGATGAGCGAGCCTACAATTATATGGGTTTGGAGCCTGGTCAAAAACCAGCGGATATTGAACTAGGCTATATCTTTATTGGCTCATGTACTAACGCTCGTCTCAGTGACTTGCAGCTAGCGGCTCGATTTGTCAAAGGAAAGAAAATTGCTCCCAACTTAACGGCTATCGTAGTTCCAGGTTCTCGTCCTGTGAAACGAGCTGCTGAGAAGTTGGGCTTGGACAAGGTTTTCCTAGACGCTGGCTTTGAGTGGAGAGACCCGGGTTGCTCCATGTGCCTAGGGATGAATCCTGACAAGGTACCTGATGGTGTCCACTGCGCCTCAACCAGTAACCGAAACTTTGAAGACAGACAGGGCTTTGGTGCTAAGACCCATCTCTGCAGTCCAGCCATGGCAGCAGCAGCAGCTATCGCAGGGCGCTTCGTAGATGTTCGGCAAATGCCAGAAGCCCAGTAA
- the rnc gene encoding ribonuclease III, translating into MKELQTVLKNHFAIEFADKNLLETAFTHTSYANEHRLLKISHNERLEFLGDAVLQLLISEYLYKKYPKKPEGDLSKLRAMIVREESLAGFARDCQFDQFIKLGKGEEKSGGRNRDTILGDAFEAFLGALLLDKDVAKVKEFIYQVMIPKVEAGEFEMITDYKTHLQELLQVNGDVTIRYQVISETGPAHDKVFDVEVLVEGKSIGQGQGRSKKLAEQEAAKNAVEKGLDSCI; encoded by the coding sequence ATGAAAGAATTACAAACTGTACTAAAGAACCATTTTGCAATCGAATTTGCAGACAAAAATTTACTGGAAACTGCCTTTACTCATACGAGTTATGCCAATGAGCACCGCCTCTTAAAAATTTCACACAATGAGCGCTTGGAATTTTTAGGAGACGCTGTTCTACAGTTATTGATTTCAGAATATCTGTATAAAAAATATCCTAAAAAGCCTGAGGGGGATTTGTCCAAACTCCGTGCTATGATTGTCCGTGAGGAGAGTTTGGCTGGTTTTGCGCGTGATTGCCAGTTTGACCAGTTTATAAAACTTGGTAAAGGAGAAGAAAAGTCTGGTGGGCGCAATCGTGATACCATTCTTGGTGATGCTTTTGAAGCCTTTCTTGGTGCCCTTCTTTTGGATAAGGATGTGGCCAAGGTCAAGGAATTTATCTATCAAGTCATGATTCCTAAGGTTGAAGCAGGCGAATTTGAGATGATTACAGACTACAAAACCCATCTCCAAGAGTTACTTCAGGTCAATGGTGATGTGACTATTCGTTATCAAGTGATTTCTGAAACGGGTCCTGCCCATGATAAGGTCTTTGATGTAGAAGTTCTTGTCGAAGGCAAGAGTATTGGTCAAGGTCAAGGCCGTTCTAAGAAATTAGCAGAGCAGGAAGCTGCCAAAAATGCCGTTGAGAAAGGGCTGGATTCATGTATTTAA
- a CDS encoding DUF1294 domain-containing protein, with amino-acid sequence MKLDEKITLVLLIWNVMVFLIYGIDKSKARRRVWRIPEKILLILALTCGGFGAWLAGISFHHKTRKWYFKTVWFLGIVPTLVALYFIWR; translated from the coding sequence ATGAAGTTAGACGAAAAAATTACTCTAGTCCTTTTGATTTGGAATGTCATGGTTTTCTTGATTTATGGTATTGACAAATCCAAGGCAAGGAGAAGAGTTTGGCGCATCCCAGAGAAAATCTTACTTATTTTAGCCCTTACTTGTGGTGGTTTTGGGGCCTGGTTAGCAGGAATCAGCTTTCACCATAAGACTAGAAAATGGTATTTTAAAACAGTTTGGTTTCTCGGGATAGTGCCCACACTAGTAGCTTTATATTTTATTTGGAGGTAA
- a CDS encoding GMP reductase, whose protein sequence is MLNEFPIFDYEDIQLIPNKCVIKSRAEADTSVTLGKHTFKLPVVPANMQTILDENVAEQLAKGGYFYIMHRFDEAGRIPFIKRMHEQGLIASISVGVKDYEYDFVSQLKADAPEYITIDIAHGHADSVISMIQHIKKELPDTFVIAGNVGTPEAVRELENAGADATKVGIGPGKVCITKVKTGFGTGGWQLAALRWCAKAARKPIIADGGIRTHGDIAKSIRFGANMVMIGSLFAGHIESPGKTIEVDGEQFKEYYGSASQYQKGAYKNVEGKRILLPAKGHLQDTLTEMEQDLQSAISYAGGRQVADLKHVDYVIVKNSIWNGDASH, encoded by the coding sequence ATGTTAAATGAATTTCCAATTTTTGATTACGAAGATATTCAATTGATTCCAAATAAATGTGTGATTAAAAGCCGTGCAGAAGCGGATACAAGTGTAACTCTAGGAAAGCACACCTTTAAACTACCTGTTGTGCCAGCTAATATGCAGACGATTTTGGATGAAAATGTAGCAGAGCAACTAGCTAAAGGGGGTTACTTCTACATTATGCACCGTTTTGATGAGGCAGGACGTATTCCTTTTATTAAGCGCATGCATGAGCAAGGGCTTATTGCTTCTATCTCTGTCGGTGTTAAGGACTATGAGTATGATTTCGTTAGCCAGCTTAAGGCTGATGCTCCTGAATACATCACGATTGATATTGCCCATGGTCATGCGGATAGCGTGATTTCTATGATTCAACACATCAAGAAAGAATTACCAGATACTTTTGTCATTGCTGGAAATGTTGGAACACCAGAAGCAGTGCGTGAATTGGAAAATGCTGGTGCGGATGCTACTAAGGTCGGAATCGGTCCTGGTAAGGTTTGTATTACCAAGGTCAAGACTGGTTTTGGTACAGGTGGTTGGCAATTGGCTGCCCTTCGTTGGTGTGCCAAGGCTGCCCGTAAACCGATTATTGCTGATGGAGGGATTCGTACTCACGGCGATATTGCCAAGTCTATTCGTTTCGGTGCCAACATGGTCATGATTGGTTCCCTCTTTGCAGGACACATCGAAAGTCCAGGGAAAACGATTGAAGTTGATGGTGAACAGTTCAAAGAGTACTATGGTTCAGCTTCACAATACCAAAAAGGAGCTTATAAAAACGTCGAAGGAAAACGTATCTTGCTTCCCGCCAAAGGTCATTTGCAAGATACCCTTACTGAGATGGAACAAGACCTTCAAAGTGCTATTTCTTATGCAGGTGGACGTCAGGTTGCTGATCTTAAACACGTTGATTATGTGATCGTGAAAAACTCTATCTGGAATGGGGATGCTTCCCACTAA
- the leuD gene encoding 3-isopropylmalate dehydratase small subunit, giving the protein MEKFTVYTGTTVPLMNDNIDTDQILPKQFLKLIDKKGFGKYLMYAWRYLDDKYTEDPDFVFNRPEYRKASILISGDNFGAGSSREHAAWALADYGFKVVIAGSFGDIHYNNELNNGMLPIVQPREVREKLAQLQPSDQVTVDLEQQKIISPIGEFTFEIDSEWKHKLLNGLDDIGITLQYEDLIAAYEKQRPAYWQD; this is encoded by the coding sequence ATGGAGAAATTCACAGTTTATACAGGAACGACCGTTCCTCTTATGAATGATAACATCGACACCGACCAAATCCTACCCAAGCAGTTTCTCAAGTTAATTGATAAAAAAGGCTTTGGTAAGTACCTCATGTATGCTTGGCGTTATCTGGATGACAAGTATACTGAGGATCCAGACTTTGTCTTTAACCGACCTGAATACCGCAAGGCTAGTATTCTCATCTCAGGGGATAACTTTGGGGCAGGGTCTTCGAGGGAACACGCTGCTTGGGCTCTAGCGGACTATGGTTTTAAGGTCGTGATTGCAGGGTCTTTCGGTGATATTCATTACAATAATGAACTAAATAATGGAATGTTGCCAATTGTTCAGCCCAGAGAGGTTAGAGAGAAACTGGCCCAGCTACAACCAAGTGATCAGGTAACTGTGGACTTGGAACAACAAAAAATCATCTCACCAATTGGAGAATTCACTTTTGAAATCGATAGCGAGTGGAAACACAAGCTCTTAAATGGTTTGGATGATATCGGAATTACCTTGCAGTATGAAGATCTGATTGCTGCATATGAAAAACAACGACCAGCCTACTGGCAGGATTAG
- a CDS encoding L-threonylcarbamoyladenylate synthase, with product MTKHIQWNGTLSQEGYDILKGKGGCIVCPTKVGYIIMTSDKAGLERKFAAKERNRNKPGVVLCGSMDELRALAQLNPEIEAFYQKHWDEDILLGCILPWKPEAFEKLKAYGDGREELMTDVRGTSCFVIKFGKAGEQLAAKLWEEGKMVYASSANPSGKGNRGKVEGIGERIEGAVDLVIEADDYVASIQPDKTIETRYEQGVMVSMVDKDGKLIPEQGGARSTSPAPVVIRKGLDIDKIMMHLSDTFNSWDYRQGEYY from the coding sequence ATGACAAAACACATTCAATGGAACGGAACACTTTCACAAGAAGGCTATGACATTTTAAAAGGTAAGGGCGGATGTATCGTTTGCCCAACAAAAGTTGGTTACATCATCATGACTAGTGACAAGGCAGGACTTGAGCGTAAGTTCGCAGCCAAAGAACGCAATCGTAACAAACCAGGTGTTGTTCTCTGCGGTAGTATGGATGAGCTTCGCGCTTTAGCACAACTCAACCCAGAAATTGAAGCCTTCTACCAAAAACATTGGGACGAAGATATTCTTCTTGGTTGTATCCTTCCTTGGAAACCAGAAGCCTTTGAAAAACTCAAAGCATACGGTGATGGCCGTGAAGAACTGATGACTGACGTCCGTGGTACTAGCTGTTTCGTTATCAAGTTTGGGAAAGCTGGTGAACAATTGGCTGCCAAACTTTGGGAAGAAGGTAAAATGGTTTATGCCTCATCTGCAAACCCATCTGGAAAAGGAAACCGTGGTAAGGTAGAAGGTATCGGAGAACGCATCGAAGGGGCAGTTGACCTTGTTATCGAGGCAGACGACTATGTGGCATCTATCCAGCCTGACAAAACGATTGAAACCCGCTACGAGCAAGGTGTGATGGTGTCTATGGTCGATAAAGACGGCAAACTCATCCCAGAACAAGGAGGAGCACGTTCAACTTCACCAGCTCCAGTTGTAATCCGCAAAGGGCTTGACATTGATAAGATTATGATGCACCTGTCAGACACCTTTAACTCATGGGACTACCGTCAGGGTGAGTATTATTAG
- the smc gene encoding chromosome segregation protein SMC: MYLKEIEIQGFKSFADKTKVVFDQGVTAVVGPNGSGKSNITESLRWALGESSVKSLRGGKMPDVIFAGTESRKPLNYASVVVTLDNHDGFIKDAGQEIRVERHIYRSGDSEYKIDGKKVRLRDIHDLFLDTGLGRDSFSIISQGKVEEIFNSKPEERRAIFEEAAGVLKYKTRRKETESKLQQTQDNLNRLEDIIYELDNQIKPLEKQAENARKFLDLEGQRKAIYLDVLVAQIKENKAELDSTEEELAQVQELLTSYYQKREKLEEENQNLKKQRQDLQAEMTKDQGSLMDLTSLISDLERKLALSKLESEQVALNQQEAQARLAALEDKRNLLSQEKSDKESSLALLEENLVQNNQKLNRLEAELLAFSDDPDQMIELLRERFVALLQEEADVSNQLTRIENELENSRQLSQKQADQLQKLKEQLATAKEKASQQKAELETAKEQVQKLLADYQAIAKEQEEQKSSYQAQQSQLFDRLDNLKNKQARAQSLENILRNHSNFYAGVKSVLQEKARLGGIIGAVSEHLAFDVHYQTALEIALGASSQHIIVEDENAATKAIDFLKRNRAGRATFLPLTTIKARTISSQNQDAIAASPGFLGMADELVSFDKRLEAIFKNLLATTAIFDTVEHARAAARQVRYQVRMVTLDGTELRTGGSYAGGANRQNNSIFIKPELEQLQKEIAEEEASLRSEEATLKTLQDEMARLTERLEAIKSQGEQARIQEQGLSLAYQQTSQQVEELETLWKLQEEELDRLSEGDWQADKEKCQERLATIASDKQNLEAEIEEIKSNKNAIQERYQNLQEQVAQARLLKTELQGQKRYEVADIERLGKELDNLDIEQEEIQRLLQEKVDNLEKVDTELLSQQAEEAKIQKTNLQQGLIRKQFELDDIEGQLDDIASHLDQARQQNEEWIRKQTRAEAKKEKVSERLRHLQSQLTDQYQISYTEALEKAHELENLNLAEQEVKDLEKAIRSLGPVNLEAIDQYEEVHNRLDFLNSQRDDILSAKNLLLETITEMNDEVKERFKSTFEAIRESFKVTFKQMFGGGQADLILTEGDLLTAGVEISVQPPGKKIQSLNLMSGGEKALSALALLFSIIRVKTIPFVILDEVEAALDEANVKRFGDYLNRFDKDSQFIVVTHRKGTMAAADSIYGVTMQESGVSKIVSVKLKDLESIEG, encoded by the coding sequence ATGTATTTAAAGGAAATCGAAATTCAGGGATTCAAGTCTTTTGCTGATAAGACTAAGGTCGTCTTTGACCAAGGTGTGACGGCAGTTGTTGGACCCAATGGATCTGGAAAGTCCAATATTACAGAAAGCCTGCGATGGGCCTTAGGGGAGTCAAGTGTCAAGAGTCTCCGTGGGGGCAAGATGCCTGATGTCATTTTTGCTGGAACAGAGAGTCGCAAACCGCTTAATTATGCTTCTGTAGTTGTGACTCTGGATAATCATGACGGATTTATCAAGGATGCAGGCCAAGAAATCAGGGTAGAACGTCATATCTATCGCAGTGGAGATAGCGAATACAAGATTGACGGCAAGAAAGTCCGTCTTCGTGATATTCATGATCTTTTCTTGGATACAGGTTTGGGACGAGATTCTTTTTCTATCATTTCACAAGGCAAGGTTGAGGAGATTTTCAACTCCAAGCCTGAGGAACGCCGAGCTATTTTCGAAGAAGCTGCTGGAGTTTTGAAATACAAGACTCGCAGAAAAGAAACTGAGAGTAAACTGCAACAAACTCAGGATAATCTGAATCGTCTAGAAGACATTATCTACGAGTTGGATAATCAAATCAAGCCTCTTGAGAAGCAAGCTGAAAATGCCCGTAAGTTTTTAGACTTGGAAGGTCAACGCAAGGCTATTTATTTAGACGTGCTGGTTGCTCAAATCAAGGAAAATAAGGCTGAACTAGACTCGACAGAAGAAGAGTTGGCTCAGGTTCAGGAACTCTTGACTAGCTACTACCAAAAGCGTGAAAAATTAGAGGAAGAAAATCAGAATCTCAAGAAGCAACGCCAAGATTTACAGGCTGAAATGACCAAAGACCAAGGCAGTTTGATGGATTTGACTAGTCTGATTAGTGATTTAGAGAGAAAATTAGCCCTATCGAAACTGGAATCTGAGCAAGTAGCCCTCAATCAACAGGAAGCACAAGCTCGTTTGGCTGCTTTGGAGGATAAGAGAAATTTACTCAGCCAAGAAAAATCTGATAAAGAAAGCTCTTTAGCTCTGTTAGAGGAAAATCTAGTCCAAAATAATCAAAAACTCAATCGTTTAGAAGCTGAATTGCTAGCTTTTTCAGATGATCCTGATCAAATGATTGAGCTCTTACGCGAACGCTTTGTAGCTCTTTTACAAGAAGAAGCGGATGTCTCAAACCAACTGACCCGCATCGAGAATGAGTTGGAAAATAGTCGTCAGCTTTCTCAAAAACAAGCAGATCAATTACAAAAACTCAAAGAACAGCTGGCTACAGCTAAAGAGAAGGCTAGTCAGCAAAAGGCGGAGCTTGAAACTGCTAAGGAGCAGGTTCAAAAATTATTGGCTGACTATCAAGCTATTGCCAAGGAGCAAGAGGAGCAGAAATCTTCCTATCAAGCTCAACAAAGTCAACTATTTGACCGTCTGGATAATCTCAAAAACAAGCAGGCCAGAGCTCAGAGTTTGGAAAATATCCTGAGAAATCATAGTAACTTTTATGCAGGTGTTAAGAGTGTTCTCCAAGAAAAAGCCCGTCTTGGTGGAATTATTGGTGCTGTTAGTGAGCACCTGGCCTTTGATGTGCATTATCAAACTGCCCTAGAAATTGCGCTTGGAGCGAGTAGTCAGCACATTATTGTAGAAGATGAGAATGCGGCAACCAAGGCCATTGATTTCCTTAAACGAAACAGAGCCGGTCGTGCAACCTTCCTTCCTTTGACCACTATTAAGGCGCGTACGATTTCTAGTCAGAACCAAGATGCTATCGCTGCAAGCCCAGGCTTCCTTGGCATGGCAGATGAGTTGGTGTCGTTTGATAAGAGACTAGAAGCTATTTTCAAAAACTTGCTAGCAACGACAGCAATTTTTGATACCGTAGAACATGCGCGTGCAGCAGCTCGCCAGGTTCGTTACCAGGTTCGTATGGTGACTTTGGACGGCACGGAGTTGCGCACAGGTGGTTCCTATGCAGGTGGAGCTAATCGTCAGAACAACAGTATTTTCATCAAGCCAGAACTGGAGCAATTACAAAAAGAAATTGCTGAAGAAGAAGCAAGCTTGCGTTCAGAAGAGGCGACTTTGAAGACCTTGCAAGATGAGATGGCTAGATTGACAGAAAGATTAGAAGCCATCAAATCTCAAGGAGAGCAGGCTCGTATTCAGGAGCAAGGATTATCTCTCGCTTATCAGCAGACCAGTCAGCAAGTTGAAGAGTTAGAAACGCTTTGGAAACTCCAAGAAGAGGAATTAGATCGTCTTTCTGAGGGAGATTGGCAAGCAGATAAGGAAAAATGCCAAGAGCGCCTTGCTACAATCGCCAGTGACAAGCAAAATCTGGAAGCTGAGATTGAAGAGATTAAGTCTAACAAAAATGCCATTCAAGAACGTTATCAGAACTTGCAAGAACAGGTAGCACAAGCTCGCCTGCTTAAGACAGAACTACAAGGGCAAAAACGTTATGAAGTAGCTGATATTGAGCGTTTAGGCAAAGAATTGGACAATTTAGATATCGAACAAGAGGAAATCCAGCGCCTTCTCCAAGAAAAGGTTGATAATCTGGAGAAGGTTGATACAGAATTGCTCAGTCAGCAGGCCGAAGAAGCTAAAATTCAGAAAACAAACCTCCAACAAGGATTGATTCGTAAGCAGTTTGAGTTGGATGATATTGAAGGGCAACTGGATGATATTGCTAGTCATTTGGATCAGGCTCGCCAGCAGAACGAGGAGTGGATTCGCAAGCAAACACGTGCTGAAGCCAAGAAAGAAAAGGTCAGCGAGCGTTTGCGCCATCTACAAAGTCAATTAACAGACCAGTACCAGATTAGTTATACTGAAGCTCTAGAAAAAGCACATGAGTTGGAAAATCTCAATCTGGCGGAGCAGGAAGTTAAGGATTTAGAGAAGGCTATTCGCTCACTGGGTCCTGTCAATTTGGAAGCTATTGACCAGTACGAAGAAGTTCACAACCGTCTGGATTTCCTAAATAGTCAGCGAGATGACATTTTGTCGGCGAAAAACCTTCTCCTTGAGACCATTACAGAGATGAATGATGAGGTCAAGGAACGCTTTAAATCAACATTTGAAGCTATCCGTGAGTCCTTTAAAGTGACCTTTAAGCAGATGTTTGGCGGAGGTCAGGCGGATCTCATTTTGACTGAGGGAGACTTGCTGACAGCTGGGGTTGAGATTTCTGTCCAACCACCAGGAAAGAAAATCCAGTCTCTCAACCTCATGAGTGGTGGTGAAAAAGCCCTATCAGCTCTTGCCTTGCTCTTCTCTATTATTAGAGTTAAGACTATTCCTTTTGTTATCTTGGACGAGGTAGAGGCTGCGCTGGATGAAGCCAATGTCAAACGTTTCGGGGATTACCTCAATCGATTTGACAAGGACAGCCAGTTTATCGTTGTGACCCACCGTAAGGGAACTATGGCGGCAGCCGATTCCATCTATGGAGTGACCATGCAAGAATCAGGTGTCTCAAAAATTGTTTCGGTTAAGTTAAAAGATTTAGAAAGTATTGAAGGATGA